A region of the Apium graveolens cultivar Ventura chromosome 6, ASM990537v1, whole genome shotgun sequence genome:
TCAATTCAtgttaatagtttactttgtaGTTCGTAGTTTTTCAAActaaaagtaaatatatgttattttacttaatttaacgtaacttaataaattttaaatataatttataaataaataaagtttacagaaaATATAAGTCAACTCGTGTTAGTTGTTTACTTAGTAGTTTgtagtttttctaaaattaaaaataaatttaagttattttacttaatttaacgtaacttaataaatttttaatataatttacaaaatcatttaaaaaatatttttattttataaaataaatagataattggatgaacactaactaaaaataaaataaaaattataaaaaatagaAGTCGATTTATGTTAAAAACAAAGTTTATTAAGAATAGAAGTCAAATTATGTCATGTAAGTACAAAAATTTGGTATTTTGGTACTTAGAtacttttagcaccaaattataGATAATTGATAACCCGTGCGACACACGGAGactaaaaatatcgaattaatatttgtagagaattattcataattcgtgcaaaacatgaattaaaattaatatattaatatcaatattaaattggtacttgCAAAAAATAATTATGTGGTTAAAAATAATCCAATCAGTTATGTAATTTTCCACTATAATTCTAGTTTTACATTGTTTTACTTAATatagaaatctaacatattagttttatttttgtgaaataAATTGTATCTCTATCTAATAAACCAAGTATATGttttttagataatttaatattaattaatataatttgataattatcttataattagccctttttaatttttgaaaataaaatttataaagaatatAAGATAATTTGTGTTAAAAACAAAGAGAATAAAAGTCAACTTATATCAGGTACCAAATTTGATAGTCTGATAACCAAATTATACATTATCTggtttattaataaagagtatagataTCATAGCTTAACATTGAAAGTTGTGGGTTACCTAAGATGTATACACAATGTACTAGCATCTCGACTTATCAATCTTTCTGATCATGTCACCATATATGCACACACTGTAAAGTAgagctgttcacgaaccgagccgagtcgagttttgatcgaaccgagccgagctttaaatttttttctgacgagccgagccgagccgagctttcttaatGAACAAAAAcctgtgttcgagctcgagctcgttaacgaacgagccgaacacgagcttttatcgaacaaaatcgagtcgagtcgaaccgagccgaacacgagccgaacacgagctttctccatcaaaacaagccgagccgagccgagccgagccgagcttaattaaaaaattctggtcaaaacaccggttgactgttaaaataacaaaccaaatacttttatttttttctaaaaattttgtcatattactaaataatatagatattaacatccgtacggctggatcattcataaatattttttaaaaaatcgaaacattaatacgggagaagtactagtcaaattactagtttaccattaaaatagcaaaccaaatatatttattttttctaaattttttattatatcacttaaatatatagatcttgacatccgtacggttggatcatttataaataatttcaaaaaatcgaaataccgatcaggaaataaatactagttacaagtaatagtcaaatcacttgttaattattaaaatatcaaattaaaaaattaatttttaatatctgaattttttcaaattactaaaatatatattttggcattcgtatagttcaataatttaaaaatatttataaaaaatctgaataaaattcataataattaaatatataaaaaataatttttttttttaatttttttttcgagccgaaccgagccgagctcgagtcGAATCGAGCCGAACCGATCTCGAGCCGAGCGCGAGCCGAACATGCcaaaagctcggctcgagctcgttttcttaacgaacacatttttgtgttcgagctcgagctcgagcccttaacgaaccgagccgaaccgagcccttaacgagccgaactcgagcttgttcgcgaacggCTCGATTCGCGAACAGCTCTACTGTAAAGTGGTatcatcaaatttcttgacataCTAGCCATGCATGTGCTATTTGGTAATGGTAATGGTAATGGATGAATGAAACTGAACTATTCACTCTTTTAACTTATATGTACATTCATATTGTTAAAGTATGTGTATATGATTTCAAACGATGAAGTATGTGTAAAGTATATGATTTCAGTTTCtttataataaatattatatatgcAAACACAAACGGCCATTCTTTATAAGTCTCATTAaaaaagtttattttattttatgtggCAACACGTCATTTTGCTAAGCTTTAGGGTTGTTTTATTTAAAGAAGCTACCCATACTTCTACTGTGTTTAGTCAAAAGTCTTTTTAGAAAATATTATAATGCCAGCATATAATATAGGAGTTTTATTATAGGTTCACTATTGGCTAGGAGGCTAGGGCCAGGTCCTGAATCTCACTTAAATTTCATAAATTTTTACAATTTCCAATGTGCTTTGTATAGAATATACATCGTCATAGGACATGTAAATAATACTATTTGAACTAGCATCATTTTATGTGAGATTAATCAAAATAATGTTGGGTTTTACACAAAAGAAAAGACACTTGGGTCGTGTTAAAATCCCCTAAGTAAAAAGCTTAGGTATGTTAATTTAGGGCTTAATTGAATAAACCTACTGTTAATTAACTTATTAGCCTGCTAACAATGCTCTTTTTACTTTCATCTTTTGCAAATTAAACTTTGGGGTTTGTTCATTCCAGTATGAATAAAACATTGGGGAGATATCAAAGATGCAGTTACGGCGCACTTGAAATGGGCCATCCTGACAGAGATACACAGGTAACGTTTTCTAtcaaaaaaatttataatttatttcattattttttAAAATCCGAAGATTTCTTAAAATCACAATATGTTGGACTAGATAAATGTAGCCCCACAAAGGCACAAACCAGTATTATGTAATCAAGAATTGAACTTGTGCAGAGTAGCTACCAGGAGTATATAAAGCTAAAAGCAAAGGTTGAGGCCCTGCAACAATCTCAGAGGTGATTCTTCATTTACGTTTATCTTCGTTTAACTCTATTCAAAAAGCTTATGTAACATGACTAAAAAAGAATCGAATTTTTTGTGGTGTGCCCATGAGTACATAATAAAGATGATGTGTTAAATTTTGGTTAGACTTTCAATCATAAATGTTGATAAATCCCTTGTATTTATACTAATTCCTACAATAAAAACACTTCAAAATTATGAAAGTTAGTGCTTAATATGTACCCATGAGCACATACTAAACAAACTCAAAAGAATTACTTCTAGTATTCTCACCTTCTTGTGAACATATAATAATTAATAAGAATAATGCTAGATGCACAAAATTGTATACAAAGTTTTTCACAACCCAATTAAAATATCACTTATCATGTGCCACGAGtcatttaattttataaatttgttgTGTACCAAATTTTGTGCACGTAGCACTACTCAATTAATAAATAACCACTCTACTCTATTTTTTGAGAATATATTATTAAACCTAATACTCTTTTTTTAATTAAACTACATCTTGACCAAATGGTTAGGCAACTTATAAACCATTAATTCTAATTCTCCGATTAATCTTAAATCGATACCTTCAGCCATCAGTTCAGATTATCGATTTTTACCATATTGAATATATTGTGCTTGTTCTTATAACTTAAAACGAATAAATAATTTACAAGTGATAAATAGATAAATACTTATAAATTATATACGTGTTTGTATAATTTTACTCAAAAATCGAATTTTGTTTACTTAAATgaatgaaaaatatatatttttatatataattatcttaatttgtgaatttaaaattagaaaaaaatttaTAAACATATATTATAAAAATAAGGTTAATAAAAAACgaaatatcaaaataaattgaGAAAAAGATCAAAATAAATTGAGAAAAAGTACGTTATTACCAATGTTCcgcttataagttgtaaattcaacttataattTGGGTCGACAAACACGCGTCAATAAATCCTtacaaatttataaataaataagccTCTTATTTTGTGGTGGCCAAGGAGGCCCATTATAACTTACTTTACTTTTTGGGAATAAATTATAAAACTAGACATTCTTTCAAAACTACATCTTGACCAAATAGTTAGGCTATCGACCTGTAGTCCATTGAAGTATATGTATTGAAGTTTTTGCTCTTTGTTATCAGACAATTAATCTTATGAAGCATATTCCTGAATTAATTAGTATAATCGACATATGCAGGCATCTCCTAGGAGAAGAACTGGGACAGTTGGGCACAAAGGAACTTGAGCAGCTGGAGAGGCAACTTGATTCAACCTTGAGGCAAGTCAGGTCCATTAAGGTATATACTCTCTGGACTAAATTGCCCATTATATTGTAACTATATACGTTAGTTGATGACGCGTACATGCTCCATAATTTTCAGAGATAAGAGTACCTGTATTACGCTGTTTTTGCATGTAACTTGAAACATACATTTCCGATGGCAGAACAAGAATCACAAAATAGTCATGATTAAAAGAAATTATGATAAACATTTAGAGGCTAGAAGGGGCTAAAAGTGAAATTTCTACATATTCCGCACATGTGCATTTACTTTTCACTAAAATAAAATCTGTTTAGATAAAATTATACCCCTTCACAATTTGTTTTGCATGTTGGCAGACTCAGTATATGCTTGACCAACTCTCTGATCTTCAACAAAAGGTACACATATCTAATTATGTATCCATATTGTTACGAGATAATATAAGATTCATATGAGATTATTCTAACACCATGAGTTTTTAGAGTGAATGATTACTCATCATGGTATCAGACTTCAAGCTGGCGGAGAACGTCTGTGATTCACTTTTTGGTCCAAATATGTGCTTTTGAGTGAGGGGCAGCGTTACAATATAAAATAACATTCATATATATGGGTCTTCCTCTAATAATTTGAGATTTTTGAGGACTGGTTACTCAACACACACATGTATACGCACATTAATATGTCATCAATTAATTATTGACAATAATGTGTTCTCCAAATTAGTGTAAGTcttttaaattgattaattatccTGCAGGAACAAGAACTAGTTGAGATCAATAAAGCTCTAAGAAATCAGGTACATGTGAGCCTGCAACAGTTTTCTTTAAAAAAAACTATTGTCCTACTTGTTTAAATTCTTACATAAACCAAGTACAGTATATATGTtcctttaaaaaaaattaataaaagaaaaagTATTTAGCATGAATACTAATTACTAGCTTATACTAGCTAGTAGGTAGGGTTTTCAGATGAAATTACCAATGTTGTGTAGGTTACCAGTTAGTTTCTAGTGATGAAAAGTCGATGAAAAGTCTAACATTGATAATTGCGTGTAGCTGGAAGAGAATGATGCAAGAATTCAGTCTGAATGGGAAGCTGAAGAACACAATAATATGGCGTACAGAAGGCAACCAGCTGCTGATCAGCCGGATCAAGGAGTTTTCGAGTCTCTAGAATGCAATAATACAATGCATATGACCGGGTAAGCCTACAAGCCAGATTTTTAGAAAATTGCTTCTTTTAATTTGTGCGCATTCAGTTAAATATAATTACTAATGACGTTCCTGCAAAAACAACATTACAGTTACAATTCAGCGGTGAATGATCATCAAATGGCTTCTGCAACACCAACACAAAATGCCGGTGGAGCCATTCCAGGGTGGATGCTCTGATCTCAAACTCTGAATAAAGGGCGTTGGTGTATTGAAGAATTGATCCGGAAGGAAGAAGAGGGTCTGCATATAATATTTAATCATTTTGATAAGGTGAATATGTTGCTGTATTATTTCAAGAAAAATAAGGTCAAATAAACAAATGGTACTCTACTGTGTTTACAAAGTTACTGCTGTCGGAAAAATGGAAACTGCTTCTGGGGGTGTAACTATATTTCAATTGTCAAGAATGGATTAAAAATCATGTAATTGTTGGAATCAAACTAACATTATACAATTTATTTTTCTTTCCTATTTTCTCGAAGCGGCAGTTCAAGTCGATTCTTAAGATTGCAGATTAAAAGTAGTCAAGTTCTAATACCCAACATGTATTTTATGGAAAATGTTTGGTGTCCAGAATTGTGTACAATATTTTGCACATAATGACATGGGGTCGATTTTAATTGGAAGGGCTCTGCATTTATATCAACAATACCAATTAAAACACCCCATATCAAGTGTCATTTTATTATGTACaatttttttacaaaattatGTACACCTAAAACTACTCTATTTTATATGTCCTGTTGAATAAGAAGGGTGTATTGGGTGCAACACACTCTCTTGCTAAGTTGTAAGGTATTGAAAAATTCACAATTTAAAGCATTGTTATCAAGTAACCCAACTTTCAACTGAAGTATTGAAAATTTTACAATCCAAAACTTTACAGTTATCAACCCAACTTTCCCCTCTATTAATTTTGGtcaaatattaaattaaaatttcaatttttttaaatactTCAAAATAAGTTTCAAATGTATCTAATAAACTTCTAAAATTCTGAAATATAAAACAATTGATTGGTGCTTGATCGATTTATCAATTTTGTGAGCGCCTGCATACCATCACTTGATAATATAGGCCTAACTCTGACCCCAATTCCTTTAAGATATTCATAAAATCTGAAAATGATCCCACCAAAATAAGACATATATTATGAAAGAAATATCACTCGACCCCGATATGGGTACATTTGTTTTCTGTTTAGATCCTTATTTATGAAATGAGAaactaatttataaaataaataagaaaataggaAAAAGAAAAGATATTGAGAAATGATCAATATGAGTTATGACTTACACCTGACAATTGTAGTGGATTTTCTTGTTTAATTTCCTCTGTACTCACAAAATCTGATTTATTACTTTATAGTATGTTTgagtttttaattaattattaaatttagataaaaaaaatttattgtgCATATTCCTCTGAGTAATTGTGGGTTTTTTGTGGAGCGGTTATATTTCTTTCCGACGATTACACACATCATTATCCATTAAGTAAACGTATGGTCAAGTTTAATCAATCACCCTTATACATATATTATCAAGTTGCATGAAAGGTAACGTACTTGTATCCAAAAGCGATTATAAAATTGTTGGTCATGTGCGAGGGAAGTATATGGAGTTCTACTGATATGCATAATTACAATCAAAATTACCTGAGTTCGGATGTGACAAAGAATGATGCTCCCAATGTCAAGACCAGTTATGGTTTTTATGGTCACTTATATCGGCTTTCACTTATCCATATTCCATACACTATCCGATTGGTTTAGTTTCGATTTTCTATGTTGAAATCCGAAATCTGCAATTTGTGGGTGACAAAACAACAACTAACAAATAATTAGGTAAATCTCAGGTGAATAGTATTATGAGCTAAAGTTTGTTTCAACTCTTTTGAATTTAAGTGAtcatttttgtttctttgaagtTGGTATTGATTATTGCGTATATGTTAAATTGTTATTTTCACTTTTTAAGTATTTTGACACAGACACAAGCCGGGGGTCTTTCGAAAAATATCATCTTCATTTTTCGTAATGAGAGGAAGGCTGCGTACATCTTACCCTTACCAGACCCTGCATTAAATGTGATATAGTGGGTATATTTGGtttataaatttttatattaatttatacTTAGTTCGTCAATTATTTACGGAAATGACATGAATATTGAAATGACacattaaaataaattaaattgtTACTTTATCACTCAATTTTCAATCATTCAGTTAAATTATTTGACAAAttaaatttcaaataaaataaatttgaaattgaACGTGACCATTTAATTTGTATGTTCATAATGATGTCATGATTTTAGATCCATATTTCTTATAATATTCAAACCGTACAAAAAGTAAGacttttgaattcttttcgaataattacactttaattaaatattacTTGTACATTACCAACACAATCCATTTGCTCATAAATTGAAAAATTGTATCACTTTTCTTTTAATAATTATGTACCAAAAGTGTAAAGTTTGTCCCAAAGTGATTATAGTTTAATTAAGTTTAAATTGAAACATAACCAATTATTTTATATACTTATAAAccaattaaaaaaattcaaatattcttcgcaaaaaaaattcaaatatttgaaaatatagcagtttttaatccattttacGTGATACTTAAATCCTGCAAATGTTGTTTTACTTATATATAACCAAAAATCTCAACACAATATCTCATCTCAAGTAGTAATAAAGGTATCCTTTTaaatatttaacatataatattattaaatattttatatatgatATGGTAAGTTTatatatctatactattatatttaagacaacattaaaagtttggttgttGGTGGTTATTGGTCATTGATCACTTAATCCAAAGTCGTCAGATCAAATCGACAAAAACCGCTagatttattcttaaaaattagTATTATTTAAGATGTATAAGGTTCGAATCATGCCagcaacatattaaaattataaataaaattagtaTTCTTGAATCCTGGCAGCAACATATTAAAATTAgaatttacaatatataatgataaaaacaaaATCGATAAGAACCGCTagatttattcttaaaaattagTATTGTTTAAGATGTATAAGGTTCGAATCCTacaaataatatattaaaattataaaaaaatagtaTTCTTTAAAAGCTATAAGATTCGAATCCTCCCAGTAACATATTAAAATTagaatttataatatataatgataaaaataaccgtgcatcacacaaattatatatatatatatatacatatatatatatgtacaagattctaaatattttttagtttattttaagaaataactattcattaatattataatagtcataacataaattttaaaatcaagatttaaatcaaaattcatgAGATTCAAAAACAGATTCTTTTATGTGATTCAAAAATAAATTCTTAAAATTTGTGAGATTCAAAAGTATattctaaatttttttataatgtttttgattttttttttaaaatagttGTTTTTAATTAAGTTTATAGAAGTattatgaaaataaaaaaaatatttacactttttttgaattttaaattaatttttaaaaaggttctCTCGCTCCCTTTTTAAGGGGTTCTCTCTTCAACCTTGgcatatatatgtgtgtgtatgctACAATATATgcttataatatatatatatatatatatataaaaacgATAAATTATAAGGCATTTTGCAGAATTTACATGCATAACGTACATACATATAGGCCTTTGAGAAAACCCCATTATAAGATCCGTAGACAACCCttgattttattataaaattttatcaaattcGTTTCTAATGTTggataataattatatttaaatataataaaatatttaaaaattgaaacTTGAAAAAAAATGATTATAAATTTGATTCTACTCTTGAATAATTTTGAATAAGTGTATTTTACTATGATTCTACTAGAGTACCACTTTAAACTATTTCATCGTATttcaataatttttaaataaaaaattgtgcAACTTCGTTTTTAATTTGGTAACTAAATTTTGTAACTAtatttgatgaaaaatgaaataaattgtGTATTTATATTTTCTTCAAATATTAATTATCTATGGACTTTTATTTAAGCAAGCCCTCTATGGattgtcaatatatatatatatataaagacaCACACATATAGTccaaaaattaataaaattgatagggaataaaaataaccctaatttcttaaTTAATGTCGCGTTAATGAGGCCTAATTTGGTCCGGAAAGGAAGCCCAATCAATGAGGCCCGAAaccaaaaatatttattaattttgtaattaataagtaagaataaataatatttaaaaatagtATTCTATAAAAGATATGACTCATTTAGATTAACATCCAAGAAACCTCAAGTAATAAGGAATCAACAACCTGCATTCTAGAACTGCAAAGTCCAATCGAAGTCACAGACTTGTTCACCAAGTCTCAATCTGATTCCAGGTTACgcacacctatataaggggtctcacctcAAAAATCATAACTATATTTTTTTGACTTGATTCATGACATAGAGCAAGGTACGTAGACATCTTATGAAGGCAAACTTAGGCCACGAAAGATGAGAAACACGAGAGCAGACAAATAGAGGCTTGCGTTCATGAACCCTAAGCATTAAAGACACCCTAAATTTTTACCCATAACAAAAGTGAATATATTTATACTCATTTTTTGAGATCTTATATagcaaaatttaaaatttaaatcgaGAACACAAACTAGAAACGCGGGATTAAAtgtttttattaaaataataaaattcaaa
Encoded here:
- the LOC141663830 gene encoding MADS-box protein 04g005320-like isoform X1, yielding MGRGRVELKRIENKINRQVTFAKRRNGLLKKAYELSVLCDAEVALIIFSSRGKLYEFCSTSSMNKTLGRYQRCSYGALEMGHPDRDTQSSYQEYIKLKAKVEALQQSQRHLLGEELGQLGTKELEQLERQLDSTLRQVRSIKTQYMLDQLSDLQQKEQELVEINKALRNQLEENDARIQSEWEAEEHNNMAYRRQPAADQPDQGVFESLECNNTMHMTGYNSAVNDHQMASATPTQNAGGAIPGWML
- the LOC141663830 gene encoding MADS-box protein 04g005320-like isoform X3 gives rise to the protein MGRGRVELKRIENKINRQVTFAKRRNGLLKKAYELSVLCDAEVALIIFSSRGKLYEFCSTSSMNKTLGRYQRCSYGALEMGHPDRDTQSSYQEYIKLKAKVEALQQSQRHLLGEELGQLGTKELEQLERQLDSTLRQVRSIKEQELVEINKALRNQLEENDARIQSEWEAEEHNNMAYRRQPAADQPDQGVFESLECNNTMHMTGYNSAVNDHQMASATPTQNAGGAIPGWML
- the LOC141663830 gene encoding MADS-box protein CMB1-like isoform X2 yields the protein MGRGRVELKRIENKINRQVTFAKRRNGLLKKAYELSVLCDAEVALIIFSSRGKLYEFCSTSSMNKTLGRYQRCSYGALEMGHPDRDTQSSYQEYIKLKAKVEALQQSQRHLLGEELGQLGTKELEQLERQLDSTLRQVRSIKTQYMLDQLSDLQQKLEENDARIQSEWEAEEHNNMAYRRQPAADQPDQGVFESLECNNTMHMTGYNSAVNDHQMASATPTQNAGGAIPGWML
- the LOC141663830 gene encoding MADS-box protein CMB1-like isoform X4, with amino-acid sequence MGRGRVELKRIENKINRQVTFAKRRNGLLKKAYELSVLCDAEVALIIFSSRGKLYEFCSTSSMNKTLGRYQRCSYGALEMGHPDRDTQSSYQEYIKLKAKVEALQQSQRHLLGEELGQLGTKELEQLERQLDSTLRQVRSIKLEENDARIQSEWEAEEHNNMAYRRQPAADQPDQGVFESLECNNTMHMTGYNSAVNDHQMASATPTQNAGGAIPGWML